TTTTTTTGCGCATCCCGGCGGCTATTTATGGCGATCGCTACATCCGCTTGAGTTTGCTTGCTTTTTTTCTGCCGATGATCTTTTGCGGCGTCGCTTCCTATCATTCGCGCAGCTTTGCGGCCAGCATCCTCGGCGAAGCGGATATGGAATCGTATGTAGAGATGCACTCCGACTCGCACAAGGATCCCTCTGCGGCCCAGGCCCTCGCCGGAACCGGTATGTACATCTACAATAATACATCGATTGCGCTATTGATGTTCAGCGTTGGCATCCTGGGCGGCGTCCTGTCGCTCTTTCTTACCCTGTTCAATTCCGTGCACATCGGCGCGGCAATTGGTTTTCTGTTGAGCAGTCCGGCGCGCGACAACATCCTGTCGTGGATTCCAGGGCACGGCCCTTTCGAGTTAACGGCCATTGCCATTGCCGCCGGCGCCGGGATGCGCGTCGGCTTTTCCTGGGTCGCGGCGCGCGGCCGCGCCCGCTTGCGAGCGTTGCGCGAGGAGGCGCGCGCTTCGACGCCGGCGGTTTTTGCCGCCTGTATTCTGCTCTTTCTGGCCGCCGGACTGGAAGCTTCGCTGGCCCCGGCTGAACTTCCGCTATGGCTGAAGTGCAGCGTGGGCGGTCTGTGCCTGGTCATGATGATCGCCTACTTTGGCGTCATTGGCCGCATGGCCATGCGTATCTTGCGCAAGCGGGAGCTTGATGGACATTCGTAATATTCAGTACGAACTGCGCCCGCGACGGATGCTGGAGATATTTGATTTTGCGGTGCTGGTCGTGATGCGTCGACCGGGTCCCTTCCTTACATTCACTCTACCTTTTGCCCTTGTCTGTGTAGCGGCCAATACCGCGCTGATGTCATTGTTCGCCGATCCCGACGACGGACTGGAGTGGTGGCACTGGCTGAGCTGGCTGTTGCCGTGGATCCTGTTCCAGCAGATGCAGTTGCTTTCCTTGCCGCTCACTTTGATCAATGGTCGCTTGTTATTTGAAGAAGAGTTGCGGCCTGGTCAGATCTTTCGGGAAGCCGTGGCGCTCTTGCCGCAGTTTGCATACCATCAGCTTTTCTGGCGCGGCAGCCTGGCAGCCTTGTTTGCAGCGCCCTTTGTAATGATCCATGTGTTGCATCGCTACTGGCACGATGCGGACCTTGGCGGCTACATGGCGCTGGAAGTTGCCATTGGCCTTGTCGCGCTGGTTGCAGGTTGGCGCGCCCTGCTCAGTCAGATTTTTCGCGGCGAGGTCCTGGCCCTGGAGCGACTGGAGCGTCCGCTGATGCGCCGCAGGATGCGCACACTGGCCGCAGGCAATGCCGATCGCAGCCTGGGCTTTCGGCTGCTGGAGCTCAGTCTGCTATTTCTGGCAATGAGCGCTGTAAGTTTGAGCTGGAACTTTGCGCTGGAGGGTCTGGAGTTTCATGGTCGCCATTGGTGGCTGGATGCAAGCTTTGTTCCGCTTTCGCCGCCGATGCAATTGCTACTGTTCATTTTCTTTGCCTACCACTGCACGGCTCGTTTTCTCTACTATATAGATTCACGTTCCTTGCGCGAGGGCTGGGATCTGGAGCTGGGGCTGATTCGGGGTGTGCGCGATACGGAAGAGGCCGTCAGTCGACGATGAGCGTCCGTAGCCCAGGCCTCCTCCATGATTTGCTTCGACAACTGGGGCGCGGACTGATCCTGGCGCTGGCCGTAGGCTGGCCCTTAGCCCACGGCGCCGCTTTGCTGGCCCAGGATGCTACTCGCGAGGCCTTGCAGGGTTCTGAGTGGTACGAGTATGGCCCGGATGATTATCACAAGTACGCACCCGAGGATATTGAACCGCCAGCGCAGCGCGAAGGCTGCAATCAATCCAGAGATCAGCAAATGGCGCCGGCGCCCGGCGGTCTTGGTCTGTCGCTGTTTCAGGGCCTGCTGGTTCTTGCCATCGCGGTGGTGCTGGCGCTGGTCATTGCGCTGCTGCTGCGCGTCTGGCGGGAACGCAACAGCGGCCCGGCGGACGAAGCCGATGAACTGGCCAGGGTCGAGCACGGCGCGCTGCCTGATTGGATCGCGGCCCACGGAGGCATGGAAGAGCCGCTGACCATTGCCCGCCTGCGCAGTCTGCTCGATCAGGCGCTGGAGCAACAGGACCGTTTGAGCGCTGCCCTGCTGATGTTTCTTCTGGCGTTGGCGCTCCTGGAACAGGCTGGCTGGATCCAGGAAAAAAAGGAAAACACGGCGCGCGAGTATCTGAACGACGCGCGGCGCTCGCCGCTGGCCGTCGCGAAGCCGGAACTGTTTGAGCCCCTGCGCCATTGCCTGCGCTGTTTCGAATACGCTCGCTACGGCGGCCTGGCGCCGCCCGATATTGATCTGCGCCAATTGTGGTCGCAACTGGAGCCACAGCTGCCATGATTTCGCCGCAAATGCTATCGGGACGCCGCGCTCTATTGCGTCTGCTGCTGTGCCTGCTGCTGGCGCCTGCTTTTGGCTGTGGCGATGGCTCGCCAGCAACCAGCTATGGAACGCTGGGCGCCGAAAGCGTCAACGGCTTTGACGCAATTGTCGCCGAGATCAAGGCATCATCGGACGATGTAATCGAAGGCGCCTATCTGACCCGAAGGATGCGGCGCGAGGCGGATGTTATTGTCTACCTGGAGCGCGATCCCGATGAGTCGCCGCAATATTACCTGTACATGGAAGCGTGGCTGCAGCGATCCAGCGTAGCCGAAATGAAGAAGCGTGCGCGCAATCCGGAACAATTTGAAGACGCTGCCGAAGATTCCCCGGACGAAGAAAGCGTTGAACCCGGCGACGACGAGCAGCAGAGCCCGGAGGACGAGGAGGAGAGCGAGATAGCAGAAGAGGCGCCCGTAGCTCCTGATTCATCCGCGGACGGCGATGATGCGACCGATCAGGACGAAGACCAGGGCGATGTCATGGCTGACGAGCGAACAAAGACGGTGCTCTACTTTGTGCGGGACACGGATGCAACCGCGCCGATGTGGGAGTTGCTGCACAGCCAGATGGGGCAAACCGAACCACAAGCCGCCTACTGCCAGCTCAGGCAAGAACTGGCAATGCAGTTCCGATCCGAGCATGACCGACAGAGCGTTCCCTTCAATACCACTCGCATGATCGACGAGTTCGGCCGCAGCGCTGCGCCAGGCTCTTACAGTGAAGACATCTTTTCCGCAGCGCCGCCGCCATGGCCTCAGCACGTTGGCCCCTCCGGCGTACCGGCTTTGCATGTAACGGGCGAGGCGCTGCTGGCGCACAGCGTTCTTGCCGATGCTCATGGTCGTCCGCTGATACGCGAATTCCACTTCGAGCAGGCGCAGCTGCTGCTGATCTACAACACCGAGCCCTTCCTGAATTTCTGGATGGTGCACAAGCAAAACCGGCGCATGGCCCGCGACTTGATTCGCTATGCGAGTCGCGCAGCGCTGCGCGAAGGCCGCAAGCCTGTGGCGGCTATTGTACGCAGCGGCCTGACGCCGGTGCACCGCGCCGCAGAAAATGAAATTGGCCTCTTGCGATTCCTTACGGTCTATCCCTTGAATTTGATTTTCATCCACTTTGCTGCGCTGCTGCTGCTCTATCTTATTTCGCGCTGGCCGCACAAGCAGCGGCCGCTGGAGAATCCTTCGGCCGGGCGGCGCGAATTCATGGAACACATTCGAGCGTTGGGCGCCCGTCTGTCGCGAACACGCGATCGTCGCAGCGCCCTCGAACCGCTGCTATTGTATCGTAAGCGACATTTCAATCAGGACTTGAAGCCGCTGGCCGACTCGCTCTTTGGCCCCCTGCCTGAAGCGAAGACCGCGTCAACTTCGGAACCGAATCAAAATACGAATGCGGCCACAGCGCCTGCGGAGAAGAATCCCTATGTCTAACACGCCCCAAATCGATCGCCACCAGGCCGCGGAGGATATCCAGAGGCTGCGCGCCGAGGTCAGTCGCGTCTTCGTCGGCCAGGAAGAGCTGGTAACAGGCGTACTGGCTGCACTTTTTGCTGCGGGCCACGTACTGATCGAAGGCGTTCCGGGGCTGGGCAAGACGCTGCTGGTTCGCGCGCTGGGCAAGGCGCTTGGTTGCACCTTTTCGCGCATCCAGTTTACGCCGGACCTGATGCCTTCCGATATTACCGGCTCGCACATTTTCAATCAGAAGGACCAGAAGTTTGTCTTTGTACGCGGGCCGGTTTTCACCAACCTGCTGCTGGCCGATGAAATCAATCGCGCGCCGGCCAAGACGCACTCGGCGCTGCTGGAGATCATGCAGGAGCGGCAGGTCACAATTGATAACCGTCGCTACAATATTGATGCGCCCTTTCTGACGCTGGCTACCCAGAATCCGGTAGAATCCGAAGGGACCTACTCCTTGCCGGAGGCGCAGCTGGATCGCTTTTTGTTGAAGCTCCTGATTCAGTATCCGGAAGAGAAGGAGGAGCTGGAGATCCTGCGCCTGCACGCAGGAACAGAGCGCTTCGACGAAGTAGACTCCATCCAGGCCGCTCTCGATCCGCAGCGCACTCTGGCCTGCATTTCGGCGGTCGCCCAGGTGCGCCTGGATGATGCTATACTGGACTATATCAATCGGCTGGTGCGCGCCACGCGCGAAAGACGCGATATCTATCTGGGCGGATCGCCGCGCGCCGGCATCGCCCTGCTCAAGACAGCCCGCGCGCTGGCCTTGATGGAGGGAAGAGATTTCGTTATTCCCGACGACGTCAAACGACTGACGCCGCCCGCTCTGCGGCACCGCATCACCCTGACTCCGGAGGCCGAGGTCGAAGGTCGCAGCGCCGACGAAGTCATAGGCGAAATCCTGCGGGCGGTCGAAGCGCCAGTGCGCGCCGGCTGAGGCAACTCGTTCAACCAGGGCATGATCTATCCTACCAAGCGATTCCTCTGGCTGCTGGCCATTCCGCTGGCGCTGGCGGCGGTCCTGCCGGCCGCCGACTACTTGCTCAGCGGGAAGCTGCTGGGCGAGTCGGGACTTGCCGCCTGGAGCATCCTGTGGATCGTCGATGGCGCCCTGGCTGCAGCTCTGGCCATCGACTGCCTGAGCATTCCGCGCCGCAGTCGTTTCGCGGCCGAGCGTCAGTGCGATTCCATCTTTTCCGTGAACTATGCCCATCGCGTCAGGCTGCACTTGTTTTTGCTGCCTGGCTGGCGCCGCAGGGTTCGGGCTCTGGTTTACGATGACCAGCGCGAACACATGCGCGTGCGCGGCCGCCGACCGCGCATGCTACTGAGCACAGGACGCAATACGGTTGAGTACCGTTTGCAGATTCCGCTGCGCGGCCGCTACCAGCTGGAGTGCGTCTACTTGACCTGCTATTCGATCTTCGGTCTGGCGCGCAGGGTCTACCGCATTGCCTGTCCGTCGACGCTGCGCGTATATCCGGATCTCAAGGCGGTCAGCCGCTACTCGCTGCTGGCGCGACGATCACACCTTGGATTGCTGGGCATTCGCCGTGCGCGTCGGGCCGGCGGCGATACCGAGTTTGAGCGACTCCGCGAATTCCAGCGCGACGATGAGTTCCGGCATATTGACTGGAAGGCCACGGCGCGCCAGAATAAGATGATTGTACGCACGTACCAGATGACGCAGAACCAGAGCGTCCATTTCTTGCTCGATTGCGGCCGGGTGATGACCGCGGAGTTCGATGGTCGATCGCTGCTGGACTACGCCTTGAACAGCGCGCTTTTGCTGGCGCATGTCGCCTTGAAGCAGGGCGATCGCGTGGGTCTCTCTGCCTTTGCTGCGGCGACGCTACGTTACGTAAAGGCGGCGCCCGGTCCGGTGCAACAGCGACGCCTGATACAGGCTTCCTACGACCTGGCGGCGCGGCCAGAAGAAAGCAATCTCGACGCAGCCTTTCAGTTTCTCAATGCCGTTTCGCGCAAGCGCAGTCTGGTCATTTTGATTACCAACGTCATCGATGAGCTGACGGCCAATCAACTACTGGCCTATCTGGGCGCAATTTCTGGCCGGCACCTGCCGTTTGCCGTACTTCTGAAGCAGCGTGAAATCGAATCGCTGGCCGACGCGCCGCCAGCAGAGAGCGGCGATTTATTCGAGATGAGCGCGGCGGCGGACTTTCTGCTCTGGCGAGAATCCGCCGTGCAGCGCTTGCGCAATCGGGGCGTGCTGTGCCTGGAGGCCTTCCCGGATCAGCTGGACTCGGCGCTGATCAACGAATACCTGAAAATCAAGGCCCGCAAGCTGTTGTAACTTCGGTCGGAGGGGCGCTCCTGTATGCATATCCGCGATTGGCTGCTGCCCTATGGCGGCCTTGGTCTGGCAGTCGGACTGATACTTTCCGGCGGGCGTCTGGCCAGCGAATTGTGGATCGCGCCTGTCGCGTCGCTCTTCATTTCCGCAGGCGCAATGTTTCTTTCATCGCGTCCGAGGATTGTCGCCGGCGGCGCCAGAGCAATGGTAGGCGCGGCTCTCATCGGCGGCGCTGGCGCCGCCGGTCTGCTGCATCTGGCGCTATGGGCGCTGGCGCTGGAAGAGCCCCGGCCGCTGTCCGCTGTAATGCTGGAGTTTTATGCGCCGGCGTTGCTGCTGACTGCAATCAGCGCCCTGGCTACGCTGCGCGTTCGATTGCGCCGGCAACTCGACGAAAGGTCCAGGCCTGCGAGGTCTGAGCCCGGCCATTCCATCCCCGCGGCGCTGGCCCTGCGTCTGGGCGGGGAGACCATTTTGATTCCTTATGCCGAAATTAACTACCTGTCTTCGCGACGCAATACCACGGTCCTGCATGCTTCCGGCAGGGATCACGCCTTGAAGCAATCGCTCAAGGCGATCCTGGCTCGGCTGCCACAAGACAAATTCATCCGTATTCATAAACAATACGCAATAGCGATTGATCGTCTGGCCGCTTTGCAAGGCGGCCAGAGCGGGAACTACGTTCAATTGCGCGATGACGATGATACCCGGCTGCCGGTAGGGCGCGCCTATGCGTCCCGTCTCCGGCAGCTCGTCGCCGAGCTCCGGCCGGCGCCGATTCAAGGACAGCGAAAAGTCTCCGGATAAGCGGCAAGGGCCTGTTGCACCTCTGGCGGAAACTGATCGGCAATTGGCGCATAACTCTGGCGGATGAGCGCTGCGTTTTGTTCGGCGCCTGCCGGATGCAACAGCGGCCGCAGATCGCCGGCGCCGCTGTTGATATCGATGGTCCGGGCGCCAGCGCGACAGGCAAATTGCAGCTGGCTCAGGTCGATCCAGCGCAACTGCGCATTGGAACGAGTGCGCAGCGAGATCCTGCCAGCCTGCGGTTGGTAGACAATGCTCCATTGCGTAAAGCCCGGCGCAGTCCCATGAAAGATCCAGGCCAGCAGATCGCGCCAGCGCGGTTGAGCCGAAACAGCTCGCAATGTGGCGTAGGCGCGATCCAGCGGCGCAAGCTGCGCATTGCCCTGCGACTGATGGAAGGCAATGGCAAAGCGCTGTCGGTGATCGTAGATGTCGTCGGGAAGTTCGCCGCGACTTTCGGCGCGCTCGGCGTAGGCCAGCGAGACGGCGTAGGAGGTGTTGGCCAGCGCGCGGCGCGGCAGTGCGGCCCCGGAGAAGACCGTCATTCTGCCATCGACAAATTCAATGATGGCGCAAGCCGCGCTGCGATCGCAAAGAAAGTAGTGCACCGGCAAGACAACGCGACGAATTCCGACGCGTCTGGCAGCGGCAATGGCGTCGGACACAGTAGCGGATAGGTCGAGCTGGTACTGGATCCACTGCAGTTCATTGAGGTTGCCGCGTTCGGCTGGCGGCGGATAGACGGCGTCATCCTGCCAGAGCAATTCGATGGCCAGTCCGGCCTCATTCATGCCGCCAGTCGGCAACTCGCGCCCAAATTGATTTAAGGTTACGCTGCCATAGCGCGCCTGCCAGTCGATCCGGTCCGATTCCACGTCGCGCAGATTGCTTTTCTGCAGACCGCGCGGATTGACGAAGAGCAGTCCCTGTTCGTAAGCAAAGTCATAGTTGGCCGCAAAGAAGAGCTGTCCTTGCTCGGAGAAGGCGGCTACGGTGCAGGCCTGATCGGGGCGCGCCGTCAGCAAGAGGATAGCGCTGCAAAGCCAGAGAAGTTTCAGGCTACGGGGCCAGACGCGGCGCGAATCATGGTTGTTCATGCCTCAGTCTGGCACAGTCCTGGGCGCAAGGCAAGAGGGCGGGGGACAAACGACGCCTGCGCCGGGGACCAACGACCGCAACGTGATCAGCGGCCAAAGGCGGCCACGCGCGCTTTCAAGAAGGCATCGAGCCGCGCGTTGTAGGCCTGAGGATTGACGTTGATGGCGCGGGCGTGGGCGCTCTGCCAGGGAACCTCGAAATAATCGGCGATGGAATGATCGAGCGCGGCGTAAATACGACGGGAATGATCCACGACGGTATACTCGTCGGAACGAGCATGCATCAACAATGTCGGGATGTGGATCTGCGGCGCGTAGCGCAGCGGTGAAACATCATCGGGGTCGAAATGGGCGCGCAGCCCGGCGACGGCAAGAGCGCCGTTGAAGAGCGGCAGCACAGCCTGGCCGTACTGTTTAACGCCCTGTTCTTTCAGAATGGTCGGCAGGGCGCTGAAAGGCGAGTCCGCAATGACAAAGGCGGTTTCATTGTAGCGCGCCGCAGAAAGCAGGACAAAGACTGCGCCCATCGATTCGCCAACCAGTCCGATCTGGTCGGGGCGCAGCGATTGGCGCCGGGCAAGCCAGTGGACGACATTGTGAATATCGTCGCGTTCGAAAAATCCGTAGGTGGCAAATTCGCCGGAGCTCAGGCCGTGGCGGCGGGCGTCCATGGAAACGATGGCGCATCCGCGCTTCCAGAACAGCGGGGCATACTTCAATGCGCCGTAGCGCGTGCCGCCGTGACCATGCTGCAGGACTACCGCACAGGGTCTCGCGGCGGGGTTGTTGAAAAACCATCCCTGCAATTCGCCGACGGCGATCGGAACGGCGACGTCAGCCGGCGCCGGCAGACCAAAATCGGCGGGCGATTGAATCTTCAAGCGCTGACGGTCAACTTCCAGGGGCCGCCGATCGAAGGCGATGATGACCCCGGAGAAAAAGAAACAGAGCGCTCCATAGATCAGAATCAAGCCGGTCGCGATGACCAGCAGCAGGCGAAGGATGCGGGAGCGATTCACGACGCTGATCCCGGACGGACTCAGCTGCCCGGGCAAGCTTTTTCTGGCGTCGTGCGGGGCGCCGCCAGGCGCTCAGTTGGCGCTGGGTTCCATGGCGCCCATCAGTGCGCTCAGTTCCTGGAAGGCGCGATCGCGCTCTTTGACGCCAGTTTTCTTGATCGCCTTGCGCAGCACGTCTTCCCACTTCTTCTGCGGCAGATCGGCCTTCATCGCCTCCAGTACCTCGAGCACATTGACATCCTCGCGGGCGTTGAAGATTTCGGCTTCGTCATAGCGAAAGAGCGCAAACAGTCGCTCGATGTATTCTCCCACAGAAGCGCCGGCGCCGGCGCCGGCGGCGCCGCCAGCAACGCGCTGATTGGCCTTCTCGCGTCGGCGCATTTCGCGCTCGATTCGCTCCATCTCTGTGCGTTTCATTTGCATAGTCTTCACCGCGTTTCCGCGACGCCTCCGAGTCCTAAAAGAGCACCTTAAACAATTTCAGAATGCCCTGCTTCCAGGGAACCCGATGCGTAACTCCGGATTGATTCTGAAAGCTGGCGCGATTGGCCAGGTACCACCGATAGTTGCGGATCAGCGCGTCCTGGTTCGAGTATTTCGGCTTGTAGCCGAGAATCTTCTCCGCCTTTTCAATAGAAACAAATGAATCCTTGCTCGCCGTCTCGTAGACCCACTTGTAGAGCGGCGAAAGTCGGAAAAATTCCAGAACGCGCAGAACCAGAATCATCGGACCGGCTGGAAAGCCGCGAATCTTCTTCTTGAATCCGGCCACATCGAGCACCGCCTGGTAGTCCTCGCGCATGCTGAGAAACTTTTTGGCGCCAATGTTAAAGGTGTCGTTGGCCTTTGCTGCGGGTTTGGTAGCGCACAGGTAGATTGCATCGCAGAGGTCTTCGACATCGAGCAATTGGTAGCGATTCTTGCCGTTGCCAAGCATGGGAAAACCGTGGCCGTCCGCCGCCCAATCGTAGAACAGGGCAAATACGCCGAGGCGTTCGGGGCCTATGAAAGATTTCGGTCGAATGATGGGGACAATCATGCCCTTTTTACGGTATTCCAGGCAGACTTCTTCCGCCTGGATCTTCGCCTTGCCATAGGGCCCTACGCCATCCAGCCGGTCGTCCTCGTAGAGCGGATGATGGTCCGGGATGCCATAGACGGCTGTCGAGCTGATATGAATGACGCGCTTGACTTTGTTCTGGCGCGAAGCCTCCAGCACGTTGCGCGTTCCGGTCACGTCGGTGGACATGATGTCCTCTTCCGTGTAGAGCGGCAGCGCAGCTGCGGTGTGGATCACAACGTCGCGTCCCTTGCAGGCTTTTTTCAGCGCCTCGAAGTCGCGTATGTCTCCCTGGATTCGCTCCACGCGATTGCGTTCCGGGTAATCGAATTCCAGAAGATCGTAGACAGCGACCTTGTGTTTCTGGGCCATCAGGTAACGCGCCAGATTGATGCCCAGAAAGCCCGCGCCGCCGGTAATCAGATAGTTGGCCATGCTCGCTCCATCGACAGTTCTGTCGGGGAGCTTACTAAACGCTTGTTGGCTGCTTGAATTTCAAGCCTTTCCCTGCGTCGCGCCGGACGCTGGAAAAGGCCTGCGACAGAGGGTGATCAGCGGTAAACGAAGCCGTAGGCGTCGGTAACAACCGGCGTGAAGATCATCGTGATCGGCCCCAGAGGATACCACAAGATATTGGTATTCACGTTAGTGATTTCAACTCTTGACATTCCGCTTTGGCGAGCCTCTTCCAGAAAATTTTCGACCCCTGCCCCCGTCTTTCCGTCGCCAAAGAGTCGAATCACCCCGAAGAAAAGGTGAATAGCGTAGGTTGTGGTATTCTGAAACGCGGCAGGTCGACCGCGTTCGGCTGAGGTAATCCCTTGCATGCGAGTGCTGCTCACATTAGTGACGCATCCCAGGGCGACGCTGCTAAACAGGCCAAGGATGCCGCACCAGAATGCCAGACGCTTCATATTTGCTCCCTACCGGCGCAAACGCGCTCAGATGTAGTCGTGCTTTTCTTTTTTGATGACGATCTCGCCATCCTCATCAAGGCGTCGAGCCACATTCAATACATATTGCCGGGCCTCGTTGATTTCCTTGATGGATAGCGGCCCGCGGCGATCGATCTCTTCGACGATATCGGCGGCGCGATTCTGCGACATGGCGTTGAAAAACTGTCTGCGAATTTCGTCGCCGGCGCCGCGCAGAGCGGAGGCCAGCAGCAAGTCGTCGTTGACCCTGGCCACCAGCAAGCGCATCTCGCGGTTGTCCAGATTCAATATCTCTTCGAAAGTGTAGAGGCGATCCTTGACCTGTTCGTAAAGATCGGGCGCCTTTTTGTCCAGCACGTCCAGAATCTCGTCTTCCTGGCTGCGATCCATGTGATTGAGGATATTGGCCAGCGTTTCGGCGCCGCCGATCTCGCTGTAGATTTCCGACTGACGTTTCTCGAA
The sequence above is drawn from the Leptospirales bacterium genome and encodes:
- a CDS encoding linear amide C-N hydrolase — translated: MNNHDSRRVWPRSLKLLWLCSAILLLTARPDQACTVAAFSEQGQLFFAANYDFAYEQGLLFVNPRGLQKSNLRDVESDRIDWQARYGSVTLNQFGRELPTGGMNEAGLAIELLWQDDAVYPPPAERGNLNELQWIQYQLDLSATVSDAIAAARRVGIRRVVLPVHYFLCDRSAACAIIEFVDGRMTVFSGAALPRRALANTSYAVSLAYAERAESRGELPDDIYDHRQRFAIAFHQSQGNAQLAPLDRAYATLRAVSAQPRWRDLLAWIFHGTAPGFTQWSIVYQPQAGRISLRTRSNAQLRWIDLSQLQFACRAGARTIDINSGAGDLRPLLHPAGAEQNAALIRQSYAPIADQFPPEVQQALAAYPETFRCP
- a CDS encoding alpha/beta fold hydrolase; this translates as MNRSRILRLLLVIATGLILIYGALCFFFSGVIIAFDRRPLEVDRQRLKIQSPADFGLPAPADVAVPIAVGELQGWFFNNPAARPCAVVLQHGHGGTRYGALKYAPLFWKRGCAIVSMDARRHGLSSGEFATYGFFERDDIHNVVHWLARRQSLRPDQIGLVGESMGAVFVLLSAARYNETAFVIADSPFSALPTILKEQGVKQYGQAVLPLFNGALAVAGLRAHFDPDDVSPLRYAPQIHIPTLLMHARSDEYTVVDHSRRIYAALDHSIADYFEVPWQSAHARAINVNPQAYNARLDAFLKARVAAFGR
- a CDS encoding MoxR family ATPase, which produces MSNTPQIDRHQAAEDIQRLRAEVSRVFVGQEELVTGVLAALFAAGHVLIEGVPGLGKTLLVRALGKALGCTFSRIQFTPDLMPSDITGSHIFNQKDQKFVFVRGPVFTNLLLADEINRAPAKTHSALLEIMQERQVTIDNRRYNIDAPFLTLATQNPVESEGTYSLPEAQLDRFLLKLLIQYPEEKEELEILRLHAGTERFDEVDSIQAALDPQRTLACISAVAQVRLDDAILDYINRLVRATRERRDIYLGGSPRAGIALLKTARALALMEGRDFVIPDDVKRLTPPALRHRITLTPEAEVEGRSADEVIGEILRAVEAPVRAG
- a CDS encoding NAD(P)-dependent oxidoreductase, which encodes MANYLITGGAGFLGINLARYLMAQKHKVAVYDLLEFDYPERNRVERIQGDIRDFEALKKACKGRDVVIHTAAALPLYTEEDIMSTDVTGTRNVLEASRQNKVKRVIHISSTAVYGIPDHHPLYEDDRLDGVGPYGKAKIQAEEVCLEYRKKGMIVPIIRPKSFIGPERLGVFALFYDWAADGHGFPMLGNGKNRYQLLDVEDLCDAIYLCATKPAAKANDTFNIGAKKFLSMREDYQAVLDVAGFKKKIRGFPAGPMILVLRVLEFFRLSPLYKWVYETASKDSFVSIEKAEKILGYKPKYSNQDALIRNYRWYLANRASFQNQSGVTHRVPWKQGILKLFKVLF
- a CDS encoding LytTR family transcriptional regulator; this encodes MHIRDWLLPYGGLGLAVGLILSGGRLASELWIAPVASLFISAGAMFLSSRPRIVAGGARAMVGAALIGGAGAAGLLHLALWALALEEPRPLSAVMLEFYAPALLLTAISALATLRVRLRRQLDERSRPARSEPGHSIPAALALRLGGETILIPYAEINYLSSRRNTTVLHASGRDHALKQSLKAILARLPQDKFIRIHKQYAIAIDRLAALQGGQSGNYVQLRDDDDTRLPVGRAYASRLRQLVAELRPAPIQGQRKVSG
- a CDS encoding DUF58 domain-containing protein, giving the protein MIYPTKRFLWLLAIPLALAAVLPAADYLLSGKLLGESGLAAWSILWIVDGALAAALAIDCLSIPRRSRFAAERQCDSIFSVNYAHRVRLHLFLLPGWRRRVRALVYDDQREHMRVRGRRPRMLLSTGRNTVEYRLQIPLRGRYQLECVYLTCYSIFGLARRVYRIACPSTLRVYPDLKAVSRYSLLARRSHLGLLGIRRARRAGGDTEFERLREFQRDDEFRHIDWKATARQNKMIVRTYQMTQNQSVHFLLDCGRVMTAEFDGRSLLDYALNSALLLAHVALKQGDRVGLSAFAAATLRYVKAAPGPVQQRRLIQASYDLAARPEESNLDAAFQFLNAVSRKRSLVILITNVIDELTANQLLAYLGAISGRHLPFAVLLKQREIESLADAPPAESGDLFEMSAAADFLLWRESAVQRLRNRGVLCLEAFPDQLDSALINEYLKIKARKLL
- a CDS encoding DUF4129 domain-containing protein codes for the protein MSVRSPGLLHDLLRQLGRGLILALAVGWPLAHGAALLAQDATREALQGSEWYEYGPDDYHKYAPEDIEPPAQREGCNQSRDQQMAPAPGGLGLSLFQGLLVLAIAVVLALVIALLLRVWRERNSGPADEADELARVEHGALPDWIAAHGGMEEPLTIARLRSLLDQALEQQDRLSAALLMFLLALALLEQAGWIQEKKENTAREYLNDARRSPLAVAKPELFEPLRHCLRCFEYARYGGLAPPDIDLRQLWSQLEPQLP
- a CDS encoding stage II sporulation protein M; the protein is MIPAQFVERRLADWRRLEGLLRRVEGAPDLMLSAGELLSFSRLYRVVCTDLSLADANRLSREIQLYLEDLVSRSHAALYTVRRKRIEAIRDLFFLRIPAAIYGDRYIRLSLLAFFLPMIFCGVASYHSRSFAASILGEADMESYVEMHSDSHKDPSAAQALAGTGMYIYNNTSIALLMFSVGILGGVLSLFLTLFNSVHIGAAIGFLLSSPARDNILSWIPGHGPFELTAIAIAAGAGMRVGFSWVAARGRARLRALREEARASTPAVFAACILLFLAAGLEASLAPAELPLWLKCSVGGLCLVMMIAYFGVIGRMAMRILRKRELDGHS